One Orrella dioscoreae genomic window carries:
- the hpxZ gene encoding oxalurate catabolism protein HpxZ — protein sequence MEINNPAVLEEVRQQFMRYEAALTGNDVAVLDELFWNAAQTVRYGATEQLYGYAEIQAFRAARPSKGLDRSIVKTQITTFGRDMATAHLEFRREGVEKVGRQTQTWVRMPEGWRVVSAHVSSMG from the coding sequence ATGGAAATCAACAACCCGGCCGTGCTGGAAGAAGTGCGGCAGCAATTCATGCGTTACGAAGCCGCGTTGACCGGCAACGACGTGGCTGTGCTGGACGAACTGTTCTGGAATGCGGCACAGACGGTGCGCTACGGCGCGACCGAGCAGCTATACGGCTATGCGGAGATCCAGGCGTTCCGCGCCGCGCGGCCATCGAAGGGGCTGGATCGCAGCATCGTGAAGACGCAGATCACGACGTTTGGCCGCGACATGGCGACGGCGCACCTGGAGTTTCGAAGGGAAGGCGTGGAGAAGGTGGGGCGGCAGACGCAGACCTGGGTCAGGATGCCCGAGGGGTGGCGGGTGGTGTCGGCGCATGTGAGCAGCATGGGGTGA
- a CDS encoding glutathione S-transferase N-terminal domain-containing protein: MMVLYSGTTCPFSQRCRFVLFEKGMDFEIRDIDLYNKPEDISVMNPYGQVPILVERDLVLYESNIINEYIDERFPHPQLMPADPVMRARTRLFLYNFEKELFSHVSVLEDRSNRPDEKKLAAARAAIRDRLAQLAPMLIKSKFMLGEEFSMLDVAVAPLLWRLDHYGIELPKNAAPIQKYAERIFSRPAYIEALTPSEKVMRR, translated from the coding sequence ATGATGGTGCTCTATTCCGGAACCACGTGCCCGTTCTCGCAACGCTGCCGGTTCGTGTTGTTCGAAAAAGGCATGGACTTCGAAATCCGTGACATAGACCTCTACAACAAGCCCGAGGACATCTCGGTGATGAACCCGTACGGCCAGGTCCCCATCCTGGTCGAGCGCGATCTCGTCCTGTACGAGTCGAACATCATCAACGAGTACATCGACGAGCGCTTCCCGCACCCGCAGCTCATGCCGGCCGACCCCGTCATGCGCGCCCGCACGCGCCTGTTCCTGTACAACTTCGAGAAGGAACTCTTCTCGCACGTCTCGGTGCTGGAAGACCGTTCCAACCGCCCCGACGAGAAGAAGCTGGCCGCCGCCCGCGCCGCGATCCGCGACCGCCTGGCCCAGCTCGCCCCCATGCTCATCAAGAGCAAGTTCATGCTGGGCGAAGAGTTCTCGATGCTGGACGTCGCCGTGGCCCCGCTGCTGTGGCGCCTGGACCACTACGGCATCGAACTGCCGAAGAACGCGGCGCCCATCCAGAAGTACGCCGAGCGCATCTTCTCGCGCCCGGCCTACATCGAAGCGCTGACCCCGTCCGAAAAAGTCATGCGGCGTTGA
- a CDS encoding HigA family addiction module antitoxin: MHMHNPAHPGEILAGWLADLGTSITAFAAHIGLSRVLVSRILHAKAGITADTDLRLSDALGTTPGYWLRIQGQYDLWQASQNDRPVIERLAA, translated from the coding sequence ATGCACATGCACAATCCCGCCCATCCGGGCGAAATCCTCGCAGGCTGGCTGGCCGACCTGGGCACCAGCATCACCGCCTTTGCTGCGCATATCGGCCTGTCCCGTGTGTTGGTCTCCAGGATCTTGCACGCCAAGGCGGGTATTACCGCCGACACGGATCTGCGTCTATCCGATGCGCTGGGCACCACACCCGGCTATTGGCTGCGGATACAGGGTCAATACGACCTGTGGCAAGCAAGCCAGAATGACAGGCCGGTGATCGAGCGACTTGCGGCATAG
- a CDS encoding type II toxin-antitoxin system RelE/ParE family toxin, protein MILSFQHRGLRRFFDTGSVAGIQPHHADKLRELLTALNAASAPADLARPSWRYHMLTGKQKGFASLTVNGNWRLIFRWHGQDVELLDYLDYH, encoded by the coding sequence ATGATCTTGTCATTCCAGCACCGAGGCCTGAGACGATTCTTCGACACAGGTAGCGTGGCGGGCATCCAACCCCATCATGCCGACAAGCTGCGGGAACTACTGACCGCGCTGAATGCCGCTAGTGCCCCTGCCGACTTGGCCCGCCCAAGCTGGCGTTATCACATGCTGACCGGCAAGCAAAAGGGCTTTGCGTCACTGACGGTCAACGGCAATTGGCGCCTCATCTTCCGCTGGCATGGACAAGACGTAGAGCTACTGGATTATCTGGACTATCACTAG
- a CDS encoding GTPase/DUF3482 domain-containing protein, whose amino-acid sequence MSDHATSLLKLAVVGHTNTGKTSLLRTLTRNPGFGVVADEPGTTRHVEGARLMVQGEPTLALYDTPGLEDGMGLRDYLEQLPRPASGRLDGPGRITRFLDTPEARGRYEQEARVLAKLLDCDAALYVIDARDPVLGKHRDELALLADCGRPILPVLNFVNSDNRRTPEWRAALARLGLHALVEFDTVAPALDGEQQLYARLGMLLDQDRHAALERLVHDLDTQRKERRRAALRAVSELLIDAAALKVTCEGTEEAAQAAVQALQTRVRQREQACVTALLSLYNFRASDYAANELPLTGNRWGMDLFNPQALRDMGIQLGKGAAAGAMAGAAVDVMTGGLSLGAGTLAGAAAGGLWQGGERWGKRILSRLRGWQAISVGDDVLRLLAVRQCLLADALERRGHAARAPVKLDAATGADSLRRGPLPSPLRDARGQPHWSACGDDYQPGAGRERAIALLAQALLEERDAAKHRVSAEREAERR is encoded by the coding sequence ATGAGTGACCACGCCACGTCCCTGCTGAAACTGGCGGTGGTGGGCCACACCAACACCGGCAAGACATCGCTGCTGCGCACGCTGACGCGCAACCCGGGCTTCGGCGTGGTGGCCGACGAGCCGGGTACGACCCGCCACGTGGAAGGCGCGCGCCTGATGGTGCAGGGCGAACCCACGCTGGCGCTCTATGACACCCCTGGCCTGGAAGACGGCATGGGGCTGCGCGATTACCTGGAACAGTTGCCACGCCCCGCCTCCGGCCGGCTGGACGGCCCGGGCCGCATCACGCGTTTCCTCGACACGCCCGAAGCGCGCGGCCGCTATGAACAGGAAGCCCGCGTCCTGGCCAAGCTGCTGGACTGCGACGCGGCGCTGTACGTGATCGACGCCCGCGATCCGGTGCTGGGCAAGCATCGCGACGAACTGGCGCTGCTGGCCGATTGCGGCCGGCCCATCCTGCCCGTGCTGAATTTCGTGAACAGCGACAACCGCCGCACGCCGGAATGGCGCGCCGCGCTGGCGCGGCTGGGCCTGCATGCCCTGGTGGAGTTCGACACCGTGGCCCCCGCGCTGGATGGCGAGCAGCAGTTGTATGCGCGCCTGGGCATGCTGCTGGACCAGGATCGCCACGCGGCGCTGGAACGGCTGGTCCACGACCTGGACACGCAACGCAAGGAACGCCGGCGCGCTGCCTTGCGCGCCGTGTCGGAACTGCTGATCGACGCGGCGGCGCTGAAGGTCACCTGCGAAGGCACCGAGGAGGCCGCCCAGGCGGCCGTGCAGGCGCTGCAGACGCGCGTGCGCCAACGCGAACAGGCCTGCGTGACCGCGCTGCTGTCGCTCTACAACTTCCGCGCCAGCGACTACGCGGCCAACGAGCTGCCGCTGACGGGCAATCGCTGGGGCATGGATCTCTTCAACCCGCAGGCCCTGCGGGACATGGGCATCCAACTCGGCAAGGGCGCGGCAGCGGGCGCCATGGCAGGTGCCGCGGTGGACGTGATGACCGGCGGCCTGAGCCTGGGCGCGGGCACGCTGGCCGGCGCCGCGGCAGGCGGCCTGTGGCAGGGCGGCGAGCGTTGGGGCAAGCGCATCCTCAGCCGCCTGCGCGGCTGGCAGGCCATCAGCGTGGGAGACGACGTGCTGCGCCTGCTGGCGGTGCGGCAATGCCTGCTGGCCGATGCCCTGGAACGGCGCGGCCATGCCGCCCGTGCCCCGGTGAAGCTGGACGCGGCCACGGGCGCGGACTCGCTGCGCCGCGGCCCATTGCCCTCGCCCCTGCGCGATGCGCGCGGCCAGCCGCACTGGTCGGCCTGCGGCGACGACTACCAGCCGGGTGCCGGGCGCGAGCGAGCCATCGCGCTGCTGGCGCAGGCGCTGCTCGAAGAGCGCGATGCGGCCAAGCATCGCGTGTCCGCCGAGCGGGAAGCCGAAAGGCGCTGA
- a CDS encoding ClpXP protease specificity-enhancing factor yields the protein MGETSTKPYLIRALHEWCTDNGYTPYVVVKTDARTRVPLAHVQDGQITLNIGTLATNQLTLGNEFIEFQARFGGVTEHVSVPIYAVSAIYARETGAGMGFEVEPPADDELPEGLAPDQAGDTSAVQSVPADPAAPDTDDDPSGPDDEPKRPRLTIVK from the coding sequence ATGGGCGAAACGTCGACCAAGCCGTACCTGATCCGTGCCCTGCATGAGTGGTGCACGGACAACGGCTACACGCCTTATGTCGTGGTCAAGACCGATGCCCGCACCCGGGTGCCGCTGGCGCACGTGCAGGACGGCCAGATCACGTTGAACATCGGCACGCTGGCCACCAACCAGCTGACGCTGGGCAACGAGTTCATCGAGTTCCAGGCCCGCTTCGGCGGCGTCACCGAGCACGTATCGGTGCCGATCTACGCCGTTTCCGCCATTTATGCGCGCGAAACCGGCGCCGGCATGGGCTTCGAAGTCGAACCGCCCGCGGACGACGAACTGCCCGAAGGCCTGGCCCCCGATCAGGCTGGCGACACGTCGGCGGTGCAGTCCGTCCCGGCCGATCCGGCCGCGCCGGACACCGACGACGACCCGTCAGGCCCCGACGACGAGCCCAAGCGCCCGCGTCTCACGATCGTCAAGTAA
- a CDS encoding DUF2868 domain-containing protein — MSNHRPTLTRYWLAETLRLREAHWGPLEDGDAVRQARAQGGSLRDRMLARADILAEDSGLARTVADWRRGSLLALLVLLALTLLGGAAAAMGALGGGERPVNVIWALGALLGLHVLTFLLWPIGLLLRSDGAWLGQAWLWASRKLARGPDAALAPQAFMTLLARHGGLRWWLGAITHGAWLLGLSAMLGTLLAALSARRYTFAWETTILSPETFVSLTEALGWLPARLGFPVPDAQAILASDGMQAVPAAVQAQWSGWLVGALLAYGVAPRALALLLCLVQVLRVRARLSLDPALPGLAGLRDRLQPPTESLGVDAAAGEPTLPRHAPRPTQPEDACNGPTLVGIELPPDLPWPQLPPGMVDAGIIDTREQRHALLERLTRNPPTRLLLVCDARQTPDRGTLRLVVSLSGLAPRTRVWLRASDRAEDARVQGWKKQLQEAGLPDDDVTRDGHAALNWLLKGDSHE; from the coding sequence TTGAGCAATCATCGCCCCACCCTGACCCGCTATTGGCTGGCCGAAACCCTGCGGCTGCGCGAAGCGCATTGGGGACCGCTGGAGGACGGCGATGCCGTCCGGCAGGCGCGGGCGCAGGGCGGCTCGCTGCGCGACCGCATGCTGGCGCGCGCCGACATCCTGGCCGAAGACAGCGGCCTGGCGCGCACGGTGGCCGACTGGCGGCGAGGCAGCCTGCTGGCGCTGCTCGTCCTGCTGGCGCTGACCCTGCTGGGCGGCGCGGCGGCGGCCATGGGCGCGCTGGGCGGCGGCGAGCGGCCCGTGAACGTGATCTGGGCGCTGGGCGCCCTGCTGGGCCTGCATGTCCTGACCTTCCTGCTGTGGCCCATCGGCCTGCTGCTGCGCAGCGACGGCGCCTGGCTGGGCCAGGCGTGGCTGTGGGCGTCCAGGAAGCTTGCGCGCGGCCCGGATGCGGCGCTGGCGCCACAGGCCTTCATGACGCTGCTGGCGCGCCACGGCGGGCTGCGCTGGTGGCTGGGCGCCATCACGCACGGCGCGTGGCTGCTGGGCCTGTCGGCGATGCTGGGCACGCTGCTGGCGGCGCTGTCCGCGCGCCGCTATACCTTCGCCTGGGAAACGACCATCCTGTCGCCCGAGACCTTCGTGTCGCTGACCGAAGCGCTGGGCTGGCTGCCGGCCAGGCTGGGTTTCCCGGTGCCCGACGCGCAGGCCATCCTGGCCAGCGACGGCATGCAGGCCGTGCCCGCCGCGGTGCAGGCGCAGTGGTCGGGTTGGCTGGTGGGCGCGCTGCTGGCCTATGGCGTTGCCCCGCGCGCGCTGGCGCTGTTGCTCTGCCTGGTCCAGGTGCTGCGCGTGCGCGCCCGCCTGTCGCTGGATCCGGCGCTGCCCGGCCTGGCGGGCCTGCGCGACCGCCTGCAGCCCCCCACCGAGTCCCTGGGCGTGGACGCCGCCGCGGGCGAGCCCACGCTGCCCCGCCATGCGCCCCGCCCCACGCAACCCGAGGACGCCTGCAACGGCCCGACGCTCGTCGGCATCGAGCTGCCCCCCGACCTGCCGTGGCCGCAACTGCCGCCGGGCATGGTGGACGCCGGCATCATCGACACGCGCGAGCAACGCCACGCCCTGCTGGAGCGCCTGACCCGCAATCCGCCGACGCGGCTGCTGCTGGTGTGCGATGCGCGCCAGACGCCGGATCGCGGCACCCTGCGGCTGGTGGTGTCGCTGTCGGGCCTCGCGCCGCGCACGCGCGTCTGGCTGCGCGCCAGCGATCGCGCCGAGGACGCCCGCGTGCAAGGCTGGAAGAAACAGTTGCAGGAAGCCGGCCTGCCCGACGATGACGTGACACGGGATGGCCACGCCGCGCTGAACTGGCTGCTGAAGGGAGACAGCCATGAGTGA
- a CDS encoding cytochrome c1: MSMIKKLLGAFALTLSCTAALAAGGDFPLERAPKNINDMASLQNGAKLFVNYCLNCHSANSMRYNKLADIGLTDDQIRDNLLFTGEKIGDLMHIAMTPQDAKKWFGTTPPDLSVIARAKSINAGPSGADYLYTYLRTFYRDASKASGWDNLVFPSVGMPHVMWAQQGPRELTRTEVHKVAKDGAEGWERVKTTYDAQGFVSVEKEPLANYTGHGSVENRFKALDPAAARQFDQDVADLTNFMAWMAEPVKRQRQQLGVWVLLFLGVFFVVAWRLNASYWKHVK; encoded by the coding sequence ATGAGCATGATCAAGAAGCTGCTGGGTGCCTTCGCACTGACGCTCTCCTGCACGGCCGCCCTGGCGGCCGGCGGGGACTTCCCGCTGGAGCGCGCGCCCAAGAACATCAATGACATGGCCTCGCTGCAGAACGGCGCGAAGCTCTTCGTCAACTACTGTCTGAACTGTCATAGCGCGAACTCCATGCGCTACAACAAGCTGGCCGACATCGGGCTCACGGACGACCAGATCCGCGACAACCTGCTGTTCACCGGCGAGAAGATCGGCGACCTGATGCACATCGCCATGACGCCGCAGGACGCCAAGAAGTGGTTCGGCACGACGCCGCCCGACCTCTCGGTCATCGCGCGCGCCAAGTCGATCAACGCCGGCCCCTCGGGCGCCGACTACCTCTACACCTACCTGCGCACCTTCTACCGCGACGCCAGCAAGGCCTCGGGCTGGGACAACCTCGTGTTCCCCAGCGTCGGCATGCCGCACGTCATGTGGGCGCAGCAAGGCCCGCGCGAACTCACCCGCACCGAAGTCCACAAGGTGGCCAAGGACGGCGCCGAAGGCTGGGAGCGCGTGAAGACCACCTACGACGCCCAGGGCTTCGTCAGCGTCGAGAAGGAACCGCTGGCCAACTACACCGGCCATGGCTCGGTCGAGAACCGCTTCAAGGCCCTGGATCCGGCTGCCGCGCGCCAGTTCGACCAGGACGTCGCGGACCTGACCAACTTCATGGCCTGGATGGCCGAGCCGGTCAAGCGCCAGCGCCAGCAGCTGGGCGTCTGGGTGCTGCTTTTCCTGGGCGTTTTCTTCGTGGTTGCATGGCGTTTGAATGCTTCCTACTGGAAACACGTAAAATAA